The following is a genomic window from Daphnia magna isolate NIES linkage group LG4, ASM2063170v1.1, whole genome shotgun sequence.
CTGTCGGCGGATTCAACGCGTAAATAATCGTCGGTTCGACTCTAGAACGAAATATTGAattaaaaactgttaaaaTCAACTAGGAAGTGTTAATACTTACGGCTGTACATTAGTTGGCTGGATGGCTAATTGAATGTCTTTCCAATTGGTGACGGGTAATTCCGCAATTCCGCCTCGCTTGCGACGGCAAGTGACGCTAGCAAAACTGGCAGAAAACTGGTGACTTGGAATGCATGATTCTACTTTGGTCAAAGTCACTGATGACGTTATCGTGAAACTAATCGTCTTCACTTTATTCAACAAATAAGATCGGCTCGAGAAATTAACGACAAGTCGAGCCTTATCCTGAGGAATGGGTTGGTAGcgattcatttctttatttcttagTTGGGTGCCTCCAAAGATCTCTTCCACATCCGGATCGTCCCTCTTCAACAATTAATCAGGTGAAAttaaaaccaattttttaTGATGAGATGTGAAATTCGATTCTTACTGGCAGTTGACGAAAGAAGGGCATTACAACAAGCTCGTCGTTATTGTAGTTGGAAGTTAAATAGG
Proteins encoded in this region:
- the LOC116920975 gene encoding uncharacterized protein LOC116920975, which translates into the protein MFWLASYYSPPSATINPYLTSNYNNDELVVMPFFRQLPRDDPDVEEIFGGTQLRNKEMNRYQPIPQDKARLVVNFSSRSYLLNKVKTISFTITSSVTLTKVESCIPSHQFSASFASVTCRRKRGGIAELPVTNWKDIQLAIQPTNVQPVEPTIIYALNPPTGSVELPLIRSSKDEHLLNEKQSSPVMPPSQQARMKRLLFHFVATTTVVSYTFFSATSTKTVSLLSVADQGPGFLICRPEGYSVCS